A stretch of Candidatus Purcelliella pentastirinorum DNA encodes these proteins:
- a CDS encoding RluA family pseudouridine synthase, translated as MSGYRNSAQIFTIGLNELGQRVDNYLFKSLKCIPKSKIYSLLRKGGIRVNGKHVEHIYRLKINDIIEVSSLWYSNKNSNFVKHFNNTFIILLQQSILYEDKDLLIINKPSGIAVHGGTKIFNNVLDGLRFLYSYDVFLELVHRIDRDTSGLLLLAKNRYSLCCLHKQFRNYQIKKKYLALVYGIWPMDLKIVNIPVICKKIYKNSIKNKPLFINIKCSETHFSVKRYFKFSTLIKAELITGKTHQIRLHTSYLGHYIAFDKRYGKFEFDNRLSHTGLKRLFLHAYELNFIHPRTNKTILIRSPLDKDLKTCLDNL; from the coding sequence ATGTCAGGTTATAGAAATAGTGCGCAAATTTTTACTATAGGACTCAATGAGTTGGGTCAACGTGTTGATAATTATTTATTTAAATCTTTGAAATGTATACCTAAGAGTAAAATATATAGTTTATTAAGAAAAGGTGGAATACGTGTTAATGGTAAACATGTTGAACACATTTATAGATTAAAAATCAATGATATAATAGAAGTTTCTTCTTTGTGGTATTCTAATAAAAATAGTAATTTTGTCAAACATTTTAATAATACATTTATTATACTATTACAACAATCAATCTTGTATGAAGATAAAGATTTATTAATTATTAACAAACCCTCTGGTATTGCTGTACATGGTGGTACAAAAATATTTAATAATGTGTTAGATGGTTTACGTTTTTTATATTCTTATGATGTATTTCTTGAATTAGTCCATAGAATTGATCGTGATACTTCAGGTTTATTATTACTTGCTAAAAATCGTTATTCTTTATGTTGTTTACATAAACAATTTCGTAATTATCAAATTAAAAAAAAGTATTTAGCTTTGGTATATGGTATATGGCCTATGGATCTTAAAATAGTTAATATTCCTGTTATTTGTAAAAAAATATATAAAAATAGTATCAAAAATAAACCTTTATTTATTAATATTAAATGTTCTGAAACTCATTTTAGTGTAAAGAGATATTTTAAATTTTCTACTTTAATTAAAGCTGAATTGATTACTGGTAAAACTCATCAGATTAGATTACATACTAGTTATTTAGGTCATTATATTGCTTTTGATAAACGATATGGTAAATTTGAATTTGATAATCGATTATCTCATACAGGATTGAAAAGATTATTTTTACATGCTTATGAATTAAATTTTATCCATCCTAGAACTAATAAAACAATATTGATTCGTTCACCCTTGGATAAAGATTTAAAAACCTGTTTGGATAATCTTTAG